A genomic segment from Andrena cerasifolii isolate SP2316 chromosome 7, iyAndCera1_principal, whole genome shotgun sequence encodes:
- the Th1 gene encoding negative elongation factor complex member TH1 has product MESDYDENHGGWTDEMARTSEDCGGDDNFENPQEILNECLDKFKTPDYIMEPGIFMQLKRYFQAGGNPEQVIELLSKNYTACAQMANLLAEWLILAGVKVSDVQAMVENNLKDMILKTFDPKKADKIFTEEGETPAWLTEMIQHPTWRSLIYRLAEEYPDCLMLNFTIKLISDAGFQGEITSISTAAQQIEVFSRVLKTAIAGFLQNTEDWQSSIQECAKMVCHGQHTYVYSQVLLQILAQEPRGGFMMKRLSQEITKCAQQNHHDVTPITMALNGASSSPSACQALASMLSRNTLNPADISVLFRNYSTMEPPPIELLRNPQFLELLVDALFKPAVKINPEHKSKYIYLLAYAASVCDVPAKKGHPRKLNKDDLKTTVQAIEKVHSICNINKGSTELIAELHTLYQCIRFPVVSVGVIRWVVCTVTEPSYFKLCTEHCPVHLALLDEVVVCHPLLHPKVLQLLVQLFESKQDELEILVQLEMKKMLIDRMVNLLSRGCVVPVVCYIKQCWQRGDTDVSLIRYFVTEVLEAIAPPYTTEFVHLFLPMVEHEEITGTMRGDSDNDLVSEFIVHCKAHCPTIR; this is encoded by the exons ATGGAGTCGGATTACGATGAAAATCATGGTGGTTGGACGGATGAAATGGCGAGAACCAGTGAAGATTGCGGGGGAGACGATAACTTTGAAAATCCAcaagaaatattaaatgaatgttTGGATAAATTTAAAACGCCTGATTACATCATGGAACCTGGTATCTTTATGCAACTAAAGAG ataTTTCCAAGCTGGTGGGAATCCTGAGCAAGTAATAGAACTGTTGTCTAAAAATTACACTGCTTGCGCTCAGATGGCCAATCTCCTCGCAGAATGGCTTATTCTGGCTGGCGTGAAAGTCTCAGATGTCCAAGCAATggtggaaaataatttaaaagacatGATACTTAAAACGTTCGACCCTAAAAAAGCAGATAAAATCTTTACAGAGGAGGGTGAA ACCCCTGCCTGGTTGACAGAAATGATCCAACACCCCACATGGAGGTCTCTCATTTATAGACTCGCAGAAGAATACCCGGACTGTCTAATGTTGAATTTTACCATAAAg CTTATATCCGACGCTGGATTTCAAGGAGAAATCACAAGCATCTCGACAGCAGCCCAACAAATCGAAGTATTCTCACGAGTTTTAAAAACTGCAATTGCTGGCTTCTTACAAAATACGGAAGACTGGCAGTCGAGTATACAAGAGTGCGCG AAAATGGTATGCCATGGACAGCACACTTATGTCTACAGTCAAGTGTTACTGCAAATCCTTGCTCAGGAACCTCGCGGTGGGTTTATGATGAAGAGACTGTCTCAAGAAATCACAAAATGCGCCCAACAAAA TCACCACGATGTCACTCCAATAACAATGGCACTTAATGGAGCCTCAAGTAGCCCCAGCGCCTGCCAAGCGTTGGCATCCATGTTATCACGAAATACCTTAAATCCTGCCGATATCAGTGTACTATTTCGAAATTATTCTACGATGGAACCGCCTCCTATAGAATTGCTCCGCAATCCACAGTTTTTAG AGCTATTAGTCGACGCACTCTTCAAACCAGCTGTAAAAATTAATCCTGAACACAAGTcgaaatatatatatctacTGGCTTATGCAGCCAGTGTGTGCGACGTTCCAGCTAAAAAAGGACATCCACGTAAATTGAATAAAGATGATTTGAAAACGACTGTTCAAGCTATAGAGAAAGTTCACAGTATTTGTAACATTAACAAAGGATCCACTGAGTTGATAGCTGAATTACACACTTTGTATCAGTGTATAAG GTTTCCCGTTGTGAGCGTTGGCGTAATTAGATGGGTAGTATGTACAGTAACAGAACCCTCGTACTTCAAACTGTGCACGGAACATTGTCCCGTGCATCTTGCGTTACTCGACGAGGTTGTTGTTTGTCATCCATTGTTGCATCCGAAAGTGCTACAACTTCTTGTACAGTTATTTGAGAGCAAGCAAGACGAGCTAGAGATACTTGTGCAG TTAGAAATGAAGAAGATGTTAATTGATAGAATGGTCAATTTATTGAGCCGAGGTTGCGTGGTGCCTGTGGTGTGTTACATTAAACAATGTTGGCAACGCGGAGATACAGACGTATCTTTAATCAGATACTTCGTCACGGAG GTTTTAGAAGCAATTGCTCCACCATATACAACCGAATTTGTTCACTTATTTCTACCTATGGTAGAGCACGAAGAGATCACTGGAACAATGCGCGGTGATAGCGATAACGATCTCGTTTCAGAATTTATTG TACATTGTAAAGCCCACTGTCCTACTATAAGATGA
- the Lamp1 gene encoding lysosome-associated membrane glycoprotein 1 has product MMSRFLLLFCFATLHVLGNQVSSTNNELQPGAPMPQQNQPVQHSEADTVSTKEVKSVEPVPVPVETDETITKSEESSNNTQSLTDTPATSTTVPPNSKTVPTSKSVPTSTTVPASTIVSIPTNVTTATPKSTTKPAPTTTSSPDIVSTTPSTPVVPPGTPGKWVVNGTTKVCVVLQMAVSFNVSYDVNHTIFHKTFDMPIDNVTTTANGSCGSLEDELTLTWSAKNINNGSMTLHFVKNDTTKHYSLHHLEIILSPADFPNATFKQPIVLVHNESNFIVGVTNSYRCLKQQKLDLKRNDTKEAAGYLSVSGLQFQAFKADNSTVFGLAKDCAFDTPDVVPIAVGCTLTGLVIVVLISYLIARRRNQAHGYLSM; this is encoded by the exons ATGATGTCCAGGTTTTTGCTACTCTTTTGCTTTGCAACGCTCCACGTTTTGG GTAACCAGGTATCCTCTACAAACAATGAACTGCAACCCGGTGCTCCAATGCCTCAACAAAATCAGCCTGTACAGCACTCAGAGGCAGATACAGTGTCTACTAAAGAAGTAAAGTCCGTGGAACCTGTGCCAGTTCCTGTGGAAACAGACGAGACTATAACAAAATCAGAAGAAAGTTCAAATAATACTCAGAGTCTTACGGATACTCCAGCTACTTCTACCACTGTACCACCAAATTCTAAAACAGTTCCAACTTCTAAATCAGTTCCAACTTCTACAACAGTTCCAGCTTCTACAATCGTTTCAATTCCTACAAATGTTACAACAGCTACACCCAAATCGACTACCAAACCAGCTCCAACTACTACATCTAGTCCAGACATTGTATCCACTACACCCAGCACTCCAGTGGTACCTCCTGGTACGCCTGGAAAATGGGTAGTCAATGGGACAACCAAAGTCTGTGTCGTGTTACAGATGGCCGTATCGTTCAATGTTTCCTATGACGTCAATCATACG ATATTCCACAAGACGTTCGATATGCCAATAGACAATGTGACCACAACTGCGAACGGCAGCTGTGGCAGCTTAGAAGATGAATTAACACTGACATGGTccgccaaaaatataaataatggcAGTATGACGTTACATTTTGTTAAAAACGACACTACGAAGCACTACTCCCTTCACCATTTAGAGATCATCCTTTCGCCGGCAGATTTTCCTAATGCAACTTTCA AGCAACCTATAGTCTTGGTGCATAACGAATCCAATTTCATCGTTGGAGTAACCAATTCCTACCGGTGCTTAAAACAGCAGAAGCTGGACTTGAAACGAAATGACACCAAGGAGGCGGCCGGCTACTTATCAGTGTCGGGCTTACAGTTTCAAGCATTCAAAGCAGATAATTCCACTGTTTTCGGGTTAG CCAAGGACTGTGCTTTTGACACACCAGACGTGGTACCAATAGCAGTAGGCTGTACGCTGACAGGATTAGTGATCGTAGTTTTAATCTCATATTTGATTGCCCGCCGACGAAACCAAGCCCATGGCTATCTTAGCATGTAA